One part of the Oncorhynchus kisutch isolate 150728-3 linkage group LG22, Okis_V2, whole genome shotgun sequence genome encodes these proteins:
- the LOC109867373 gene encoding transmembrane protein 60-like: MRMSLAQRVLLSWTFTLIFLIMLVLKLDSKIHWNWFLIFLPVWTFDTILILMLVVKMAGRCKPGYDPRDDQQNLRQRVLYLVAMLLKLGFCLTLCARLERLTDIWLSVVCVPLWAMLVGAMVELGYNVFHYRRD; encoded by the coding sequence ATGAGAATGTCTCTGGCCCAGAGAGTCCTACTGTCATGGACCTTCACCCTCATATTCCTCATCATGCTGGTCCTCAAACTGGACTCCAAGATCCACTGGAACTGgttcctcatcttcctccctgTATGGACATTTGACACCATTCTCATCCTCATGCTGGTGGTGAAGATGGCGGGTCGGTGCAAGCCTGGCTATGACCCACGGGACGACCAGCAGAACCTGCGGCAGAGGGTGTTGTACCTGGTGGCAATGCTGCTGAAACTGGGCTTCTGTCTGACGCTGTGCGCCCGGTTGGAGAGGCTGACGGACATCTggctcagtgtggtgtgtgtcccCCTCTGGGCCATGCTGGTCGGGGCCATGGTGGAGCTTGGCTACAATGTCTTTCACTAccggagagactga